The following are encoded in a window of Rissa tridactyla isolate bRisTri1 chromosome 15, bRisTri1.patW.cur.20221130, whole genome shotgun sequence genomic DNA:
- the LOC128917978 gene encoding F-box/WD repeat-containing protein 10-like translates to MHFWPQNTKCLIQEGPDAEDNSPMMSSAHQGGAVVPASLQPPSNVGPSKDFIRCLPLQLSMYILGFLDQKSLHACAAVSRCWAFMAEEVKRERVCKRMTQEKILYLQGSSPRGAVSNYAKTVNVTIPQLNEEGDVIKEQGHDRESITKEEDNLQAVYHDLQTDTIQLEERNVFCGSYNIRVLTDRPDRSRIIHYSGGNLVAVGSADRKVRLLDMSGMKEVPPLLSGHAGSIKALFLHEKKGFVLSASFDLSIRCWNIRSGACMKVFNGHCGTITCLDFHEEQFVSGARDGMVKVWSLESGKCLKTLKHGGGVWVVKTDGARVVSGCDRGLAKVWCAETGTLIKTLEGHQGPVKCLSFDQWHLVTGSTDGYALGWSMLGNLKRCLIAFRHPKEVLSLEFLYLRVISGCADGKIRVFNFLTGTCLKVLMANSRGDPISSFCVAENRLVINSPTGLLLFQFEEVRWDYTLDTDREMVRKKNQHNGASARAPLPLQPPERPSLGQMHPLALQTPALCYELMESAACQQLFLEMEKTFRLPAEQQKKLFIPDGKCEYGPSLYAPAHPDGAEAALQHEKGRDLNFPMSPDKFFLVVSMLQKAWKAAHICSSVKDTVKVREAWEPPREHRQRHLEKVQLHKTPLQHKKDQAVQLQRVRLHSDSLTMKSISTPFETKMLQLKLKNSLHGPTVNSSIPAPSVVRPKTCGFSREKKAHGGHGKVIPLPEDGVPLINPFTASSDLINSTHVMIAQMKKDVASRRIKPFCPYAADPSPSSSGFRLLTGKQKAAYEAAAVAQDEEQQTKLTEDQQRARKKAWLRKVKGLPVDSFTGEGKIAAPELGFNTFI, encoded by the exons TCAAGGTGGCGCCGTGGTTCCTGCATCTCTCCAGCCACCCTCTAATGTCGGCCCATCCAAGGACTTCATTCGCTGCCTGCCACTTCAACTGTCCATGTACATCCTGG GGTTTTTGGATCAAAAATCCCTCCATGCATGTGCTGCCGTGAGTAGATGCTGGGCTTTTATGGCTGAAGAAGTCAAGAGGGAACGTGTGTGTAAAAGGATGACACAGGAGAAGATCTTGTATTTGCAG GGGTCGTCCCCAAGAGGAGCGGTTTCAAACTATGCTAAAACAGTCAACGTGACAATTCCACAGTTAAACGAAGAGGGTGATGTCATCAAAGAGCAAGGCCATGATCGGGAAAGTATAACGAAG GAGGAAGACAATCTGCAGGCCGTCTATCACGACCTGCAAACCGACACGATTCAGTTGGAAGAGAGAAATGTCTTTTGTGGCTCCTACAATATTCGTGTCCTGACAGACCG CCCAGACCGAAGCAGAATAATCCATTACAGTGGTGGAAACTTGGTAGCCGTTGGCTCTGCAGACCGAAAAGTGAGGCTTCTGGACATGTCGGGAATGAAAGAAGTGCCACCTCTTCTTTCTGGCCATGCTGGGAGCATCAAAGCACTCTTCCTCCATGAGAAGAAAGGGTTCGTTCTCAGCGCAAGCTTTGATCTCAGCATCAG GTGCTGGAATATACGCAGTGGTGCTTGTATGAAAGTCTTTAATGGGCACTGCGGGACGATCACCTGCTTGGATTTCCATGAGGAGCAGTTTGTGTCAGGAGCCAGAGACGGGATGGTAAAAG TGTGGAGCCTGGAGAGTGGGAAATGCCTCAAGACTCTGAAGCACGGCGGGGGTGTTTGGGTGGTTAAAACGGACGGTGCCCGTGTTGTCAGCGGGTGCGACCGAGGGCTGGCGAAGGTCTGGTGTGCCGAGACCGGCACTCTCATCAAA ACCTTGGAGGGGCACCAAGGCCCGGTGAAGTGCTTGTCCTTTGATCAGTGGCACCTCGTCACAGGAAGCACCGACGGATACGCCCTGGGATGGAGCATGTTGGGAAACCTGAAGAGATGCCTGATAGCTTTCCGCCACCCTAA GGAAGTTCTGTCTCTGGAGTTCCTCTATCTGCGAGTCATCAGTGGCTGTGCCGATGGCAAGATTCGGGTATTTAATTTCCTGACTGGGACCTGCCTGAAAGTGCTGATGGCCAACAGCAGAGGGGACCCCATATCTTCTTTCTGTGTTGCAGAAAACAG gctggtgATCAATTCACCAACCGGTCTGTTGCTGTTCCAGTTTGAGGAGGTCAGGTGGGACTATACCTTAGACACTGACCGGGAGATGGTGAGGAAGAAAAACCAACACAATGGGGCTTCAGCCAGAGCACCGCTCCCCCTCCAGCCACCTGAACGCCCCAGCCTCGGCCAGATGCACCCACTTGCTCTGCAGACACCAG CACTCTGCTATGAACTGATGGAATCAGCAGCTTGCCAGCAGCTTTTTCTTGAGATGGAAAAGACTTTTCGTCTTCCGgcagagcagcagaaaaagcttttcatCCCTG ATGGCAAATGTGAATATGGCCCTTCTCTCTATGCGCCTGCACATCCTGACGGGGCAGAAGCCGCTTTGCAGCACGAAAAGGGAAGAGACCTAAATTTTCCAATGTCCCCTGACAAGTTCTTCTTAGTGGTCAGCATGCTGCAGAAAGCCTGGAAGGCAGCCCACATCTGCTCCAGCGTTAAGGACACTGTGAAAGTCAGGGAAGCATGGGAACCTCCACGGGAACATCGGCAACGCCACCTTGAAAAGGTACAACTCCACAAAACCCCTCTGCAACACAAAAAGGATCAGGCAGTCCAGCTCCAACGTGTGAGGCTGCACAGCGATTCTCTGACTATGAAAAGCATTTCTACACCCTTTGAAACCAAAATGCTGCAGCTCAAGCTGAAAAACTCTTTGCATGGACCCACTGTGAattcctccatccctgctccttcTGTCGTACGGCCCAAGACTTGTGGTTTCTCACGGGAAAAGAAAGCTCACGGTGGTCATGGTAAAGTCATTCCTCTCCCTGAAGATGGGGTTCCACTTATCAATCCCTTTACAGCTTCTTCTGACCTGATCAATTCAACGCATGTGATGATTGCACAGATGAAAAAGGATGTGGCTTCCCGGAGAATAAAGCCTTTTTGTCCATATGCTGCAGACCCTTCCCCGAGCAGCAGCGGGTTCAGGCTTCTGACAGGAAAACAGAAGGCAGCGTACGAGGCAGCGGCTGTAGCTCAGGATGAGGAACAGCAGACAAAGCTCACAGAAGATCAGCAAAGAGCACGCAAGAAAGCCTGGTTAAGGAAGGTTAAAGGCCTCCCTGTAGACTCTTTTACTGGGGAGGGGAAAATAGCGGCTCCTGAACTTGGGTTTAACACATTTATCTGA
- the TVP23C gene encoding Golgi apparatus membrane protein TVP23 homolog C isoform X2 has product MVTIILLLSCDFWAVKNVTGRLMVGLRWWNQVDDDGRSHWVFEARKVSTQGSKTSSEAESRIFWLGLITCPMIWVIFAFSALFSFKVKWLAVVVMGVVLQGANLYGYIRCKVGSRKNLTSMATNYLGKQFLRQTVAKEDQTAS; this is encoded by the exons ATGGTGACAATTATCCTCCTCTTGTCGTGTGACTTTTGGGCTGTAAAG AATGTCACCGGGCGACTGATGGTTGGCCTTCGCTGGTGGAACCAGGTGGATGATGATGGCAGAAGTCACTGGGTATTTGAAGCCAGGAAg GTATCGACACAAGGGAGTAAAACCTCATCAGAAGCAGAGTCCCGAATTTTCTGGTTAGGTCTAATTACCTGTCCTATGATCTGGGTGATATTTGCTTTCAGCgctctcttttctttcaaagtgaaATGGCTG GCAGTGGTTGTGATGGGAGTGGTGCTTCAGGGAGCCAACCTTTATGGTTATATCAGATGTAAAGTCGGCAGCAGAAAGAACTTGACAAGCATGGCAACCAACTATCTTGGGAAGCAGTTCTTGCGGCAG acTGTGGCTAAAGAGGACCAAACAGCATCCTGA
- the TVP23C gene encoding Golgi apparatus membrane protein TVP23 homolog C isoform X1 gives MLRQDSNDDIEDVSLFDADDDVSRRSKKSKIRHPVASFFHLFFRVSAIVVYLLCELLTSSFIACMVTIILLLSCDFWAVKNVTGRLMVGLRWWNQVDDDGRSHWVFEARKVSTQGSKTSSEAESRIFWLGLITCPMIWVIFAFSALFSFKVKWLAVVVMGVVLQGANLYGYIRCKVGSRKNLTSMATNYLGKQFLRQTVAKEDQTAS, from the exons ATGCTACGGCAG GACAGCAATGATGACATTGAGGATGTGTCTCTCTTTGATGCAGATGATGATGTATCCAGGAGATCAAAAAAGTCAAAAATAAG GCATCCAGTGGCATCATTTTTCCACTTATTCTTCCGAGTCAGTGCGATAGTTGTCTATCTGCTCTGTGAGCTCTTAACTAGCAGCTTTATTGCCTGCATGGTGACAATTATCCTCCTCTTGTCGTGTGACTTTTGGGCTGTAAAG AATGTCACCGGGCGACTGATGGTTGGCCTTCGCTGGTGGAACCAGGTGGATGATGATGGCAGAAGTCACTGGGTATTTGAAGCCAGGAAg GTATCGACACAAGGGAGTAAAACCTCATCAGAAGCAGAGTCCCGAATTTTCTGGTTAGGTCTAATTACCTGTCCTATGATCTGGGTGATATTTGCTTTCAGCgctctcttttctttcaaagtgaaATGGCTG GCAGTGGTTGTGATGGGAGTGGTGCTTCAGGGAGCCAACCTTTATGGTTATATCAGATGTAAAGTCGGCAGCAGAAAGAACTTGACAAGCATGGCAACCAACTATCTTGGGAAGCAGTTCTTGCGGCAG acTGTGGCTAAAGAGGACCAAACAGCATCCTGA